In the genome of Conger conger chromosome 8, fConCon1.1, whole genome shotgun sequence, one region contains:
- the LOC133135178 gene encoding calcium uptake protein 3, mitochondrial-like, with product MYDHKYRRGPGHISSSRSLLPSLPSVAAKGKARKFDFEDRDMFMSSQEHRFRLFSSVQYEGQLYMTPQNFIESVTMNEPKHKKPWKPLTKQELEKILSETPPVWKGSSKLFRNLNNQGIIAYTEYLFLLCILTKPHAGFKIAFNMFDADGNQVVDKREFLVLQEIFRKKNAEKERKGDMEKSALLTLQLYGSQASPVSSIPVVKKEPEDFVPKSCWEAVKHSTSKVLFSDLAELADETLTTDTTLLVHFFGRKGKAELTFDDFYRFMDNLQTEVLEIEFLTYSEGMTTISEEDFARILLRYTNVENISSYLENVRQSIPDEKGITFDEFRSFFQFLNNLEDFAIAMKMYNFASRSIGQDEFARAVYVATGHKFTRHLVNTVFKIFDVDHDDKLSYKEFIGIMQDRLHRRARGYRTEEKIPSFKVCLKKELSSR from the exons ATGTATGACCACAAATACAGGAGAGGACCGGGGCACATAAGTAGCAGTCGATCTCTGCTTCCATCTCTACCCTCAGTGGCTGCGAAAGGAAAG GCCAGAAAATTTGACTTTGAAGACAGAGACATGTTCATGTCATCTCAGGAGCACAGATTTCGTCTCTTCAGCTCGGTGCAGTACGAAGGGCAGCTGTACATGACTCCTCAGAACTTCATAGAGTCCGTCACCATGAACGAGCCCAAAC acAAGAAGCCATGGAAGCCTCTTACAAAGCAG GAACTGGAGAAGATTCTGTCAGAGACTCCTCCTGTTTGGAAGGGATCATCCAAACTCTTCCGAAATCTTAACAACCAAG GCATCATCGCTTACACTGAATACCTCTTCCTGCTTTGCATTTTGACCA AGCCTCACGCTGGCTTCAAGATCGCCTTCAACATGTTTGACGCAGACGGGAACCAAGTAGTGGACAAGAGGGAGTTCCTGGTG CTGCAGGAAATCTTCCGCAAGAAGAAcgcggagaaggagaggaaaggagacatGGAGAAATCAGCGCTGCTG ACTCTGCAGCTTTATGGATCCCAAGCTTCTCCTGTGAGCAGCATACCT GTTGTAAAAAAAGAGCCTGAGGACTTTGTGCCCAagagctgctgggaggctgtgAAGCACAGCACCAGTAAAGTGCTCTTTTCAGACCTGGCCGAG TTGGCCGATGAGACCCTGACCACAGACACAACGCTCCTGGTGCATTTCTTCGGAAGGAAAGGGAAAGCTGAGCTGACATTTGATGACTTCTACAG ATTCATGGACAACCTGCAGACAGAGGTTCTGGAGATTGAGTTTCTCACCTACTCCGAAGGGATGACCACCATCAGCGAGGAGGACTTCGCCCGGATCCTGCTACGCTACACCAACGTGGAAAATATCAGCAGCTACCTGGAGAACGTGCGGCAGAGCATTCCCGACGAGAAG GGGATTACTTTCGACGAGTTTAGATCCTTTTTCCAGTTCCTGAACAACCTGGAGGATTTTGCCATTGCCATGAAGATGTACAACTTTGCCAGCCGTTCTATAGGTCAAG ATGAGTTTGCACGTGCGGTTTACGTGGCAACGGGGCACAAGTTCACCCGCCACCTGGTCAACACGGTCTTCAAGATCTTCGACGTGGACCACGACGACAAGCTGAGCTACAAGGAGTTCATCGGCATCATGCAGGACCGGCTGCACCGCCGGGCTCGG GGATACAGAACAGAGGAGAAGATACCTTCATTTAAAGTTTGCCTGAAGAAGGAGCTCTCCAGCAGATAA